A single Anopheles arabiensis isolate DONGOLA chromosome X, AaraD3, whole genome shotgun sequence DNA region contains:
- the LOC120905630 gene encoding polyhomeotic-proximal chromatin protein-like isoform X2, whose protein sequence is MLYLEDYLEMIEHLPQELRDRFTEMREMDLAVQNNTDALDKRVRALFQQCRRAEISSPMADVEFDSIRTNYYRVLDDSDEKIQLAGQMYDLVERYLRRLDTELDKFKCELEADHNGITEILEKRSLELDSMTSNGGANQKENRFYDTQNAHPAGHSGRSDGGSGRYKVKAEKRRDSVAPGMSMGAAAASVEKRSAAGTSKPLNNSALRPNTPAVLAAGGLGVPGAVAAGAAAGGAAGPMVVGGVPGAIGAIATGGVVGAAGAGALATVPCPQPVPVLGGAAGPGAGGVAAATYNLQTCGAGNAIVAAASQAIAQTQQMQQGRRTASLKASYEAIGGVGSHELLLNSELAGATHNALQAVERESTAFSNQRRQKKKSVNALGCGNLRTNPTMLVNASNVTSMLSSSSPNVQTLSSSPSLSSVSVHVHTSPLQQQQQQQQNQQQSPQFAAQQQQQPQQQHQSTVQSQQLLIHANTPVSLQHGQLQPVMQQLTLPSIPGMKQLLPGQQQQLLNQQKPVQLVSAQHRMPRQLQPQQLQQSLQAQHLQQQQHQLQRPQLLQQQAQQLHTVPHQQLLQAQSQQKQQLQQQLKSVQQHATFQQAQQQQQVQSQLVQQQQQQVVQHMQQLPVQQQLLDHKDIQLQSSQQLLQQQQQQQPQQVFQQQRQLLLQQQQQQLQQQPQLQAAQQQLLQLQNKQHGAAGQQAVQVLPQSLHQQQPFMTSVAQTSSSNATVVNVSSFMDTLMTNSVSTGATAGTSGTSSSSTTTTAAAAAAEPTASVDQAPEGEWFDPNEPRYCLCNQVSYGDMVACDNEDCPFEWFHYPCVNISSSPKGPSNH, encoded by the exons ATGCTGTACCTCGAGGATTACTTGGAAA TGATCGAGCATCTGCCCCAGGAGCTGCGGGACCGCTTTACCGAGATGCGCGAGATGGATCTGGCGGTGCAGA ACAATACCGATGCGCTGGACAAGCGCGTTCGGGCCCTGTTCCAGCAGTGCCGGCGGGCCGAAATCTCGTCCCCGATGGCGGACGTCGAGTTCGACTCGATACGCACCAACTACTACCGCGTGCTGGACGACTCGGACGAGAAGATCCAGCTGGCCGGACAGATGTACGATCTGGTCGAGCGGTACCTGCGCCGGCTCGACACCGAGCTGGACAAGTTCAAGTGCGAGCTGGAGGCGGACCATAACGGCATCACGGAGATACTGGAGAAGCGCTCGCTCGAGCTGGACAGCATGACGAGCAATGGGGGCGCGAACCAGAAGGAGAACCGTTTTTACGACACGCAGAACGCCCACCCGGCCGGCCACTCCGGCCGGTCGGACGGTGGCAGCGGCCGGTACAAGGTGAAGGCCGAGAAGCGGCGCGACAGCGTGGCCCCGGGCATGTCGATGGGGGCGGCCGCAGCGTCCGTGGAGAAGCGCTCCGCAGCCGGCACGTCCAAGCCGCTCAACAATAGCGCCCTGCGCCCAAACACCCCGGCCGTGCTGGCGGCCGGTGGGCTGGGCGTGCCGGGAGCGGTAGcagccggagcagcagcaggaggagcgGCGGGACCGATGGTGGTCGGCGGCGTGCCGGGAGCAATCGGAGCGATCGCAACGGGCGGTGTGGTGGGCGCGGCTGGGGCCGGTGCGCTCGCCACCGTGCCCTGCCCGCAGCCCGTCCCGGTGCTCGGTGGTGCAGCCGGTCCGGGTGCGGGTGGGGTGGCGGCGGCCACCTACAATCTGCAGACGTGCGGCGCCGGCAATGCGATCGTGGCCGCCGCCAGCCAGGCCATCGCGCAAACGCAGCAGATGCAGCAGGGGCGCCGCACGGCCAGCCTGAAGGCGTCGTACGAAGCGATCGGTGGGGTCGGGTcgcacgagctgctgctcaacAGCGAGCTGGCCGGCGCCACCCACAATGCGCTGCAGGCAGTCGAGCGGGAGTCGACCGCGTTCTCGAACCAGCGgcggcagaagaagaagagcgtCAATGCCCTCGGCTGCGGCAATCTGCGCACCAACCCGACCATGCTGGTGAACGCGTCGAACGTCACGTCCATGCTGTCGTCGAGCTCGCCGAACGTGCAGACGCTTTCCAGCTCGCCGTCGCTGTCCTCCGTCTCGGTGCACGTCCATACTTCGccgctccagcagcagcagcagcagcagcagaatcagCAACAGTCGCCACAGTTTGCCgctcagcaacagcagcagccgcagcagcaacaccagtcgaCGGTGCAGTCCCAGCAGCTGCTAATACACGCGAACACGCCCGTCAGCCTACAGCACGGTCAGCTGCAGCCGGTAATGCAGCAGCTTACCCTGCCGTCGATTCCCGGCATGAAGCAGCTCCTgcccggacagcagcagcagctcctcaATCAGCAGAAACCGGTGCAGCTCGTATCGGCCCAGCATCGGATGCCGCGACAGCTGCAACCCCAGCAGCTACAGCAATCGCTGCAAGCCCAAcatctccagcagcagcagcatcagctgcAGCGGCCGCAGCTACTCCAGCAGCAAGCGCAACAGCTGCACACCGTTCCtcaccagcagctgctgcaggcaCAGtcccagcagaagcagcagctgcagcagcagctaaaaTCCGTGCAGCAGCACGCCACGTTCCAGCaggcgcaacagcagcagcaggtccaGTCGCAActggtccagcagcagcagcagcaggtcgtGCAGCACATGCAGCAGCTgccggtgcagcagcagttgctcGACCACAAAGACATCCAGCTGCAATCGTCCCAGcaattgctgcagcagcagcagcagcagcagccacagcaagTGTTCCAGCAACAACGGCAGCTGCtcctacagcagcagcagcagcagctgcaacagcagccacagctGCAGGctgcccagcagcagctgctgcagctgcagaaCAAGCAGCACGGTGCCGCCGGCCAACAGGCGGTACAAGTCCTGCCCCAATcgctgcaccagcagcaaccgttCATGACGAGCGTGGCGcagacgagcagcagcaacgcgaCCGTTGTCAATGTGTCCTCCTTCATGGATACGCTCATGACGAACAGTGTCAGCACCGGCGCGACTGCTGGCACCAGCggaacgagcagcagcagcaccaccaccaccgccgccgccgccgctgctgaaCCGACGGCCTCCGTCGACCAGGCGCCAGAAGGAGAGTGGTTCGATCCGAACGAGCCGCGTTACTGTCTCTGCAATCAGGTCTCGTACGGCGATATGGTCGCGTGCGACAATGAAGAC TGTCCCTTCGAGTGGTTCCATTATCCGTGCGTCAACATAAGCTCCTCACCAAAAG GCCCTTCAAACCATTAG
- the LOC120905462 gene encoding phosphatidylglycerophosphatase and protein-tyrosine phosphatase 1 isoform X2 produces the protein MTAMFARITFYPSLFYNVMMEKITARHWYDRIDENVILGALPFRSVAQEMVQKENIKAVVSMNEDYELWAFSNNKARWAKLGVEFLQLETTDIFESPCQEKLWKGVNFMNRFLPASDRMALLPAAPGELAEPGTIYVHCKAGRTRSATLVGCYLIMKNGWSPEQAVEHMRQCRPHILLRSKQWEALRLFHQTKCPPPKTPT, from the exons ATGACG GCGATGTTTGCAAGAATCACCTTCTACCCGTCACTGTTCTACAACGTGATGATGGAGAAGATCACCGCCCGCCACTGGTACGATCGGATCGACGAGAACGTGATCCTCGGTGCGCTACCGTTCCGGTCGGTGGCGCAGGAGATGGTGCAGAAGGAAAACATTAAGGCGGTGGTGTCGATGAACGAGGACTACGAGCTGTGGGCGTTCTCGAACAACAAGGCCCGGTGGGCCAAGCTGGGCGTCGAGTTCCTGCAGCTCGAAACGACCGACATCTTCGAGTcgccgtgccaggagaagctgTGGAAGGGGGTGAACTTTATGAACCGGTTCCTGCCGGCCAGCGACCGGATGGCTCTGCTGCCCGCCGCCCCCGGGGAGCTGGCCGAACCGGGCACGATCTACGTGCACTGCAAGGCGGGCCGGACGCGCAGTGCCACGCTCGTCGGCTGCTACCTTATTATG AAAAATGGCTGGAGCCCGGAGCAGGCGGTGGAACATATGCGCCAGTGCCGGCCGCACATACTGCTCCGCAGCAAGCAGTGGGAAGCGTTGCGGTTATTCCACCAGACGAAGTGTCCCCCGCCAAAGACACCAACGTAG
- the LOC120905463 gene encoding succinate dehydrogenase [ubiquinone] cytochrome b small subunit, mitochondrial, whose amino-acid sequence MANCILRGTLSKPAMAFARTLVSGQSAALPRVAMFTGSLVAPAARKAQPLASTTVRHFAVSPVRCSSGGSHVTLWNAERALSVALLGVIPVGLMFPSQVGDTLIAVSVVMHQHWGLEAIVTDYVRPILFGTTVPKLAHGLLLLVSAATLGGLFYFNYNDIGIAGFVRKIWSTKAKE is encoded by the exons ATGGCCAACTGTATCCTGCGCGGCACACTGTCGAAGCCAG CGATGGCGTTCGCCCGCACGCTCGTCTCGGGCCAGTCGGCGGCCCTGCCTAGGGTGGCAATGTTCACCGGCAGCCTGGTGGCTCCCGCTGCCCGCAAGGCCCAGCCGCTCGCCAGCACCACCGTGCGCCACTTTGCCGTCTCGCCCGTGCGGTGTTCCAGCGGCGGCAGCCACGTTACGCTGTGGAATGCCGAGCGTGCCCTGTCGGTCGCGCTGCTCGGCGTCATCCCGGTCGGGCTGATGTTCCCGTCCCAGGTCGGCGACACCCTGATCGCGGTCAGCGTCGTGATGCACCAGCACTG GGGCCTGGAAGCGATCGTCACCGATTACGTGCGCCCGATCCTGTTCGGCACCACCGTCCCGAAGCTGGCCCacggtttgctgctgctcgtgtcCGCCGCCACGCTCGGCGGGCTGTTCTACTTCAACTACAACGACATCGGCATCGCGGGCTTCGTGCGCAAGATCTGGTCGACCAAGGCGAAGGAATGA
- the LOC120905462 gene encoding phosphatidylglycerophosphatase and protein-tyrosine phosphatase 1 isoform X1, with protein sequence MTQQQGQAMFARITFYPSLFYNVMMEKITARHWYDRIDENVILGALPFRSVAQEMVQKENIKAVVSMNEDYELWAFSNNKARWAKLGVEFLQLETTDIFESPCQEKLWKGVNFMNRFLPASDRMALLPAAPGELAEPGTIYVHCKAGRTRSATLVGCYLIMKNGWSPEQAVEHMRQCRPHILLRSKQWEALRLFHQTKCPPPKTPT encoded by the exons ATGACG caacagcaaggcCAG GCGATGTTTGCAAGAATCACCTTCTACCCGTCACTGTTCTACAACGTGATGATGGAGAAGATCACCGCCCGCCACTGGTACGATCGGATCGACGAGAACGTGATCCTCGGTGCGCTACCGTTCCGGTCGGTGGCGCAGGAGATGGTGCAGAAGGAAAACATTAAGGCGGTGGTGTCGATGAACGAGGACTACGAGCTGTGGGCGTTCTCGAACAACAAGGCCCGGTGGGCCAAGCTGGGCGTCGAGTTCCTGCAGCTCGAAACGACCGACATCTTCGAGTcgccgtgccaggagaagctgTGGAAGGGGGTGAACTTTATGAACCGGTTCCTGCCGGCCAGCGACCGGATGGCTCTGCTGCCCGCCGCCCCCGGGGAGCTGGCCGAACCGGGCACGATCTACGTGCACTGCAAGGCGGGCCGGACGCGCAGTGCCACGCTCGTCGGCTGCTACCTTATTATG AAAAATGGCTGGAGCCCGGAGCAGGCGGTGGAACATATGCGCCAGTGCCGGCCGCACATACTGCTCCGCAGCAAGCAGTGGGAAGCGTTGCGGTTATTCCACCAGACGAAGTGTCCCCCGCCAAAGACACCAACGTAG
- the LOC120905630 gene encoding polyhomeotic-proximal chromatin protein-like isoform X1, with protein MLYLEDYLEMIEHLPQELRDRFTEMREMDLAVQNNTDALDKRVRALFQQCRRAEISSPMADVEFDSIRTNYYRVLDDSDEKIQLAGQMYDLVERYLRRLDTELDKFKCELEADHNGITEILEKRSLELDSMTSNGGANQKENRFYDTQNAHPAGHSGRSDGGSGRYKVKAEKRRDSVAPGMSMGAAAASVEKRSAAGTSKPLNNSALRPNTPAVLAAGGLGVPGAVAAGAAAGGAAGPMVVGGVPGAIGAIATGGVVGAAGAGALATVPCPQPVPVLGGAAGPGAGGVAAATYNLQTCGAGNAIVAAASQAIAQTQQMQQGRRTASLKASYEAIGGVGSHELLLNSELAGATHNALQAVERESTAFSNQRRQKKKSVNALGCGNLRTNPTMLVNASNVTSMLSSSSPNVQTLSSSPSLSSVSVHVHTSPLQQQQQQQQNQQQSPQFAAQQQQQPQQQHQSTVQSQQLLIHANTPVSLQHGQLQPVMQQLTLPSIPGMKQLLPGQQQQLLNQQKPVQLVSAQHRMPRQLQPQQLQQSLQAQHLQQQQHQLQRPQLLQQQAQQLHTVPHQQLLQAQSQQKQQLQQQLKSVQQHATFQQAQQQQQVQSQLVQQQQQQVVQHMQQLPVQQQLLDHKDIQLQSSQQLLQQQQQQQPQQVFQQQRQLLLQQQQQQLQQQPQLQAAQQQLLQLQNKQHGAAGQQAVQVLPQSLHQQQPFMTSVAQTSSSNATVVNVSSFMDTLMTNSVSTGATAGTSGTSSSSTTTTAAAAAAEPTASVDQAPEGEWFDPNEPRYCLCNQVSYGDMVACDNEDCPFEWFHYPCVNISSSPKGKWYCPQCSSSMKRRASRKN; from the exons ATGCTGTACCTCGAGGATTACTTGGAAA TGATCGAGCATCTGCCCCAGGAGCTGCGGGACCGCTTTACCGAGATGCGCGAGATGGATCTGGCGGTGCAGA ACAATACCGATGCGCTGGACAAGCGCGTTCGGGCCCTGTTCCAGCAGTGCCGGCGGGCCGAAATCTCGTCCCCGATGGCGGACGTCGAGTTCGACTCGATACGCACCAACTACTACCGCGTGCTGGACGACTCGGACGAGAAGATCCAGCTGGCCGGACAGATGTACGATCTGGTCGAGCGGTACCTGCGCCGGCTCGACACCGAGCTGGACAAGTTCAAGTGCGAGCTGGAGGCGGACCATAACGGCATCACGGAGATACTGGAGAAGCGCTCGCTCGAGCTGGACAGCATGACGAGCAATGGGGGCGCGAACCAGAAGGAGAACCGTTTTTACGACACGCAGAACGCCCACCCGGCCGGCCACTCCGGCCGGTCGGACGGTGGCAGCGGCCGGTACAAGGTGAAGGCCGAGAAGCGGCGCGACAGCGTGGCCCCGGGCATGTCGATGGGGGCGGCCGCAGCGTCCGTGGAGAAGCGCTCCGCAGCCGGCACGTCCAAGCCGCTCAACAATAGCGCCCTGCGCCCAAACACCCCGGCCGTGCTGGCGGCCGGTGGGCTGGGCGTGCCGGGAGCGGTAGcagccggagcagcagcaggaggagcgGCGGGACCGATGGTGGTCGGCGGCGTGCCGGGAGCAATCGGAGCGATCGCAACGGGCGGTGTGGTGGGCGCGGCTGGGGCCGGTGCGCTCGCCACCGTGCCCTGCCCGCAGCCCGTCCCGGTGCTCGGTGGTGCAGCCGGTCCGGGTGCGGGTGGGGTGGCGGCGGCCACCTACAATCTGCAGACGTGCGGCGCCGGCAATGCGATCGTGGCCGCCGCCAGCCAGGCCATCGCGCAAACGCAGCAGATGCAGCAGGGGCGCCGCACGGCCAGCCTGAAGGCGTCGTACGAAGCGATCGGTGGGGTCGGGTcgcacgagctgctgctcaacAGCGAGCTGGCCGGCGCCACCCACAATGCGCTGCAGGCAGTCGAGCGGGAGTCGACCGCGTTCTCGAACCAGCGgcggcagaagaagaagagcgtCAATGCCCTCGGCTGCGGCAATCTGCGCACCAACCCGACCATGCTGGTGAACGCGTCGAACGTCACGTCCATGCTGTCGTCGAGCTCGCCGAACGTGCAGACGCTTTCCAGCTCGCCGTCGCTGTCCTCCGTCTCGGTGCACGTCCATACTTCGccgctccagcagcagcagcagcagcagcagaatcagCAACAGTCGCCACAGTTTGCCgctcagcaacagcagcagccgcagcagcaacaccagtcgaCGGTGCAGTCCCAGCAGCTGCTAATACACGCGAACACGCCCGTCAGCCTACAGCACGGTCAGCTGCAGCCGGTAATGCAGCAGCTTACCCTGCCGTCGATTCCCGGCATGAAGCAGCTCCTgcccggacagcagcagcagctcctcaATCAGCAGAAACCGGTGCAGCTCGTATCGGCCCAGCATCGGATGCCGCGACAGCTGCAACCCCAGCAGCTACAGCAATCGCTGCAAGCCCAAcatctccagcagcagcagcatcagctgcAGCGGCCGCAGCTACTCCAGCAGCAAGCGCAACAGCTGCACACCGTTCCtcaccagcagctgctgcaggcaCAGtcccagcagaagcagcagctgcagcagcagctaaaaTCCGTGCAGCAGCACGCCACGTTCCAGCaggcgcaacagcagcagcaggtccaGTCGCAActggtccagcagcagcagcagcaggtcgtGCAGCACATGCAGCAGCTgccggtgcagcagcagttgctcGACCACAAAGACATCCAGCTGCAATCGTCCCAGcaattgctgcagcagcagcagcagcagcagccacagcaagTGTTCCAGCAACAACGGCAGCTGCtcctacagcagcagcagcagcagctgcaacagcagccacagctGCAGGctgcccagcagcagctgctgcagctgcagaaCAAGCAGCACGGTGCCGCCGGCCAACAGGCGGTACAAGTCCTGCCCCAATcgctgcaccagcagcaaccgttCATGACGAGCGTGGCGcagacgagcagcagcaacgcgaCCGTTGTCAATGTGTCCTCCTTCATGGATACGCTCATGACGAACAGTGTCAGCACCGGCGCGACTGCTGGCACCAGCggaacgagcagcagcagcaccaccaccaccgccgccgccgccgctgctgaaCCGACGGCCTCCGTCGACCAGGCGCCAGAAGGAGAGTGGTTCGATCCGAACGAGCCGCGTTACTGTCTCTGCAATCAGGTCTCGTACGGCGATATGGTCGCGTGCGACAATGAAGAC TGTCCCTTCGAGTGGTTCCATTATCCGTGCGTCAACATAAGCTCCTCACCAAAAGGCAAGTGGTACTGTCCGCAGTGCAGCAGCTCGATGAAACGACGAGCTTCGAGAAAAAATTAA